A genomic region of Parambassis ranga chromosome 7, fParRan2.1, whole genome shotgun sequence contains the following coding sequences:
- the angptl7 gene encoding angiopoietin-related protein 7 → MAKINLSIVALGVTLLLIAETWAQNPKKRLAPVKPAKGQCCDEVRSLKVQVANLTSILEELTRKQETDLMKVVRQIMDLDQQNRKQEARVTEAESKYSEINNRVEIMQLQTLQSAPQTSSDAIYDCASLYSKNYRISGEYRLPKDEFLGTPELSVFCDMETNGGGWTVIQRRKIGLTSFNRDWKQYKNGFGSIRGDFWLGNDHIFRLTRQPSMLRIEMENWEGETRYAEYGFFTVGNELNSYKLFLANYSGNAGDSLRYHNNTNFSTINKDNDKCVDDCASLRKGGYWYNCCTDSNLNGVFYRYGEHKKNTDGITWYGWLGPNYSLKKVEMKVRPVAFQP, encoded by the exons ATGGCAAAGATAAATTTGAGCATAGTGGCTTTGGGGGTCACGTTGCTCCTGATAGCAGAGACATGGGCCCAGAACCCCAAGAAGAGACTGGCACCTGTAAAGCCTGCTAAGGGTCAATGCTGCGACGAGGTGCGCTCCCTCAAAGTGCAGGTGGCCAATCTGACTAGTATCCTTGAAGAGCTTACTCGCAAGCAGGAGACAGACTTGATGAAGGTTGTGAGACAAATAATGGATCTGGACCAGCAGAACAGGAAGCAAGAAGCCCGGGTCACAGAGGCCGAGAGCAAGTACTCAGAGATCAACAACCGTGTGGAGATCATGCAGCTACAAACCCTCCAATCTGCCCCTCAGACTTCATCAG atgcCATATACGACTGTGCATCACTCTACAGCAAAAACTACAGGATCTCAGGCGAGTACAGACTGCCTAAGGATGAGTTTCTGGGAACACCTGAGCTCAGT GTATTCTGTGATATGGAGACAAATGGAGGTGGCTGGACCGTCATTCAAAGGCGCAAAATTGGCCTAACATCCTTCAACCGTGACTGGAAGCAGTACAAGAATGGATTTGGATCCATCCGTGGAGACTTCTGGCTGGGCAATGACCACATCTTTCGCCTAACAAGGCAGCCCAGTATGCTCAGGATTGAGATGGAG AACTGGGAAGGAGAGACACGCTATGCTGAATATGGCTTTTTCACTGTGGGTAATGAGCTCAACAGCTACAAGCTCTTCCTTGCCAACTATAGTGGAAATGCTGGAGACTCCCTGCGCTACCACAACAACACCAACTTCAGCACCATCAACAAGGACAATGACAAATGTGTAGATGACTGTGCTTCCCTGCGCAAAG gTGGTTACTGGTACAACTGCTGCACTGACTCAAATCTGAATGGTGTTTTCTACCGCTACGGTGAGCACAAAAAGAACACAGATGGCATCACTTGGTACGGCTGGCTCGGGCCCAATTACTCCCTGAAGAAAGTGGAGATGAAGGTCCGGCCAGTTGCTTTTCAACCATAA